Below is a genomic region from Spartobacteria bacterium.
TTCTCCTGCCTTGTCCAGCAGGATAAATGTATCCGGTGCTAAAAATCGGCTCACATAACGTAAATCACTGTTTTCCCCCGAAACACCTACCAATAACCGCGCTATTTGTTTCTCTTCTATCTCTTCATTATCATATATATACATTTTTTAACCAACCTTTACTTGAGGCGATACCACAAACCTCATGCCTTTGCCGGAAACGAAGCCAAAGCGCAAAGATGGATTATAAATTGTCGCTCCAAAATGACAACATACAAGCTGTTGTATCTTTTGTTTTTTACAATCATTTTCCTTGTTGACCCTACCCCGTTGAATTAAGTTCTTCCGTGCAATGGGCGATAAAATAAAGGCTGTTCACCTTGTTAATAAGTATGTTGATAACATGTTAGTTTTGTTAACAACAATCTTTATAATTGACTGTTTTGCCCACCGTGTTTTGTGTTTGAGCGACGTTTGGCGGTTTGTATACAATGACTATAAATAGTTCTACTTCAGATATCTGGGAAAAGACTTGTGAATACTTGTCTGGCGTATTATCAAAAGATGTATACGACCGTTGGATTGCACTCATCGATGTGCGCAACATTGAAGGCGATACCATCTATTTAACGGTACCCAATGATTTTTACATGCAATGGCTGCTTGATAATTATTCATCGCTCATTCGCAGTGCGATTGCCACCGTTTGCGGCGAACAATACCAAATTCATCTGGCCGTGGATTCCAAAGAACGGGATATTCCGCTGGAAGAAGAAAAATTGGTAGAGGAATTACAAAAACAGGCGCTTTTATCGAAAAAGAACACAAAAATTTCGAAAATTTCGAAGAAAAACCTTCCGCTTAACCCTAAATATACATTTGACACCTTTGTCGTCGGACCATCGAATAATTTCTCCCATGCCGCCGCTCTGGCTGTTGCTCAGGCACCTGCGAAAGCCTATAATCCGCTCTTTATCTATGGTGGTACCGGTCTCGGAAAAACCCATTTGATGCAGGCTATTGGACATTTTGCCTTTGATAAAAATGACAAAACACAGATTAGCTACGTCACCAGTGAAATTTTTGTGAATGACTATATCGCGAATCTGCAGAAGGGCACTCTGATCGACTTTCGTAACCGCTATAGAAATATGGATATCCTGCTGATTGATGATATTCAGTTCCTCGCCGGCAAAGAACGGATGCAGGAAGAGTTCTTCCATACCTTTAATGCCCTCTTTGACGCACGTAAACAGATTGTGCTGACCAGTGACCGGCCGGCCAGTGAAATTCAGGGACTGGAACAACGGCTGGTATCTCGTTTTGAATGGGGACTGACCACTGATTTAGAAATGCCCGATGTGGAAACCTGCGTGGCTATTTTGCGGCGAAAACAGGAACTGCTGAATGTTTCCCTGCCTGATAAGTTGATTTTCTATATGGCCGAACGAATCAGAACCAATGTTCGGCGACTGGAAGGGGCGCTGATCCGCGCGGTTTCCTACCGCTCACTTACCGGATCTGAACTGACCATCGAACGCCTTGAATACCTCCTGCGGGATACCCTGGAACAGGAATCGGATACAGAAATTACGGTCGAACGTATTCAGGAAGTGGTCGCCAAACATTATTCCCTGACTGCTGAAGATTTACAGCGAAAAAGTCGCATGCGTGATGTGGCCTTTCCCAGGCAGATTGCTATGTATTTATGCCGTACCCTTACCGATTTATCCACCACAACCATTGGTAAGGCCTTTGGCCGCGACCACGCTACAGTGCTCTATGCCTGCCGCAAAGTAAATGAATACCTGGCCGAGAAAAAGGAAGTACGAGACGCCATTTATTCATTGAATGAACAATTGAAGTCATGATGGGTCTTTTTTATCTATCTACCAGGCCGGGCTGCTGTCCGGCTTTTTTTCTGTTCCATGAGCCTGTTAAAAACATGTTCATAGCCTATGAACTGCTTGTCAATAAACAGAGACTTACTGACAGGAAGTCAAAACATGTGCATAAGCATACACTTATTAACGACTCATACGACAGCCTGTTAACAGATGATTCAATCATAAATCGTTATATATCAATCATTTCATTGTGTTTTAAACATTTAAACAACTTATATGAATACGAATCTTTAAATACTTAATTAATTAGTTATACTTCTTATCCTTGTTAAAAGATTGGAGGCAGCATGCATATCAAAATCGATCGATCAGACATTATTAGCAGCGTTCAGAAAGTACAGAGCGTCGTCAGTACCAAAGGGTCATTGCCATCACTGTCAAATATCCTTTTTTCTGCAGAGGACTCGCGTTTAACTCTTTTTGCCACGGATCTGGATATCAGTATCCGAACGGTTATTAATGCGTCTATTGCCGGTTCCGGCAGCATTACTCTTCCCGGAAAACGTATTGCTAATATTCTTAAAGAAATGCCCCACCATGAGATCGAAATGAAAACCGATGATTTAGTGGTTTCTGTGCAAAGCGGATCGGCATTTTTTAAGATTATCGGTATGTCCAGTGAGGATTTTCCACCTATCCCTGAATTTGAAGGTAGCTGTTCCTATACGTTAAAACAGGGCGTGCTCAAAGAAATGATCAATAAGACGGCCTATGCAACAACGGTATTGAGTGATTCACGCGCGGCTTTGAGCGGGTTGCTGCTTCAGTTCAAAGACGAAAAAGTCACAATGGTTGGCACGGACGGACGCCGTCTGGCACTGGTGGAGCAGGAAGTTGAATTCCCTAAGGATTTTGAAGAAATGTATATTCTTCCGCAAAAACTGGTGACGTTGTTGACCGCGACGCTGGGCGACGGAGAGGATCCCGTGTTGATTAAAGCGACTAAAAACCAGATCTCTTTTGAATTTGCTGACCATTTTATTATTTCTAAACTCATTGTGGATACCTTCCCGAATTATCGTCAGGTTATTCCTGCTCAGTCTGAACACCGCGTAGTGATTGAACGGGAACTTTTTATTAATGCCGTTCACCGTGTTGCACTCATGGCCGATGAAGATCCGGGGCGTGTGCGTATGACTTTTGAGGATAACCATTTGGAAATCACGACTCGGGCGGCTCAGATCGGTGAAGCCAGAGAAGTCATTCCTGTGCGATACGAAAATGAAAGCATATCTGTGGCCTTTAATCCGGGGTTCCTTATCGAACCGCTGCGTAAATTAACCTCCGATGAAATCTTTTTTGAGTTCACTAATCAGTTCAGTGCCGGTGTGTTTAAATGTGATATTCCGTTCCTGTACGTCATTATGCCGGTGCGATTGTCTAACTAAGCCGATCTGTTATGAATGCATGGGATACTTATAAGAATCTGGATGTGGTACTAGCCCACGATTGGCTGACCGGTATGCGCGGTGGAGAGAAGTGTCTGGAACTTCTCTGTAATGCCTTGGAGCAGCCGCGACTCTATACGCTCATTCATCAGCCCGATACGGTGTCAGCTGATATTAATCGGAGGGTGGCCGGTGCGTCGTTTCTGAATCATATTCCCGGCATCGCAAAACGGTATCGATATTTTCTGCCTGTGTTTCCCCGGGCCATTGAATCCTTTCATCCGGGGAACGCGGATCTGGTGATTAGCACCAGCCATTGTGTGGCGAAAGGGATTCGCACAGAAAATGCGGCTCCCCATATTTGCTATTGTTTTACTCCGATGCGCTACGCATGGGTATTTTACAGTGAATATTTTGGAAACAGTCCTCTAAAAAAATTGATGCTGCGTCCAACCCTTGCATGGCTGCGTCACTGGGATTTTCGTGCCAGTCGCCGGGTCACTCAGTTCGTAGCGATCAGTGAACACGTCCAGAAACGCATTGAGCGCTTTTACAACCGTGAAGCATGTATCGTTTACCCTCCGGTGGATACAAAGCGGCTTGGTCCCTCTTTA
It encodes:
- the dnaA gene encoding chromosomal replication initiator protein DnaA, whose product is MTINSSTSDIWEKTCEYLSGVLSKDVYDRWIALIDVRNIEGDTIYLTVPNDFYMQWLLDNYSSLIRSAIATVCGEQYQIHLAVDSKERDIPLEEEKLVEELQKQALLSKKNTKISKISKKNLPLNPKYTFDTFVVGPSNNFSHAAALAVAQAPAKAYNPLFIYGGTGLGKTHLMQAIGHFAFDKNDKTQISYVTSEIFVNDYIANLQKGTLIDFRNRYRNMDILLIDDIQFLAGKERMQEEFFHTFNALFDARKQIVLTSDRPASEIQGLEQRLVSRFEWGLTTDLEMPDVETCVAILRRKQELLNVSLPDKLIFYMAERIRTNVRRLEGALIRAVSYRSLTGSELTIERLEYLLRDTLEQESDTEITVERIQEVVAKHYSLTAEDLQRKSRMRDVAFPRQIAMYLCRTLTDLSTTTIGKAFGRDHATVLYACRKVNEYLAEKKEVRDAIYSLNEQLKS
- the dnaN gene encoding DNA polymerase III subunit beta; this translates as MHIKIDRSDIISSVQKVQSVVSTKGSLPSLSNILFSAEDSRLTLFATDLDISIRTVINASIAGSGSITLPGKRIANILKEMPHHEIEMKTDDLVVSVQSGSAFFKIIGMSSEDFPPIPEFEGSCSYTLKQGVLKEMINKTAYATTVLSDSRAALSGLLLQFKDEKVTMVGTDGRRLALVEQEVEFPKDFEEMYILPQKLVTLLTATLGDGEDPVLIKATKNQISFEFADHFIISKLIVDTFPNYRQVIPAQSEHRVVIERELFINAVHRVALMADEDPGRVRMTFEDNHLEITTRAAQIGEAREVIPVRYENESISVAFNPGFLIEPLRKLTSDEIFFEFTNQFSAGVFKCDIPFLYVIMPVRLSN
- a CDS encoding glycosyltransferase family 4 protein — protein: MNAWDTYKNLDVVLAHDWLTGMRGGEKCLELLCNALEQPRLYTLIHQPDTVSADINRRVAGASFLNHIPGIAKRYRYFLPVFPRAIESFHPGNADLVISTSHCVAKGIRTENAAPHICYCFTPMRYAWVFYSEYFGNSPLKKLMLRPTLAWLRHWDFRASRRVTQFVAISEHVQKRIERFYNREACIVYPPVDTKRLGPSLNDAHDGFDLIVSALVPYKRVDLAVEAYRRLDYPLKIVGRGTDLNKLKAMAGPRTEFLEWQPDHIVDDLYQRCRCLVFPGEEDFGIVPVEAQACGRPVVAYKLGGAMETVVAGRTGIFFDRQNPDALIDAVRRCGAMNWDKKVIRANAERFSTENYMNGLASVIDQVLAHKK